From a region of the Deltaproteobacteria bacterium genome:
- a CDS encoding DUF1499 domain-containing protein — METALWGLGLVVVALAVGGVKSGRLAACPRSPNCVCSQDERQSHAVAPLRYEDDFESAMARLIEVIRSMHRTAIVRREGPYLHATFTTRIFRWVDDVEFLFDDAAKLLHVRSASREGWSDLGVNRRRVEEIRERFETDR, encoded by the coding sequence ATGGAGACGGCGCTCTGGGGATTGGGACTCGTGGTGGTCGCGCTCGCGGTCGGCGGCGTGAAAAGCGGACGGCTCGCCGCGTGCCCGCGCTCGCCCAACTGCGTGTGCAGCCAGGATGAGCGCCAGTCCCACGCGGTCGCGCCGCTGCGTTATGAGGACGACTTCGAGTCGGCGATGGCGCGGCTCATCGAGGTCATTCGCTCGATGCACCGCACGGCGATCGTCCGGCGCGAGGGGCCCTACCTCCACGCGACATTCACGACGCGCATTTTCCGCTGGGTCGACGACGTGGAGTTTCTCTTCGACGACGCCGCCAAGCTGCTGCACGTGCGCTCGGCCTCGCGCGAGGGCTGGTCGGACCTCGGCGTCAACCGCCGCCGCGTCGAGGAGATCCGCGAACGGTTCGAGACGGATCGGTAA